The Candidatus Margulisiibacteriota bacterium genome includes a region encoding these proteins:
- a CDS encoding hydrogenase, which yields MNNWFQTNNCTGISLKSIPLLTLTELRKEIVDQCTDNNKRLVSFFGTKREKGIILYVILAHDETSTLYITSADYDKSKQCTSITKSVPSFHIFERELFEEFGITPEEHPWLKPVRYAGNRCDKDLTIENFPFFTMTGDEVHEVAVGPVHAGIIEPGHFRFMCHGEKIYHLEIQLGYQHRGIEALIIKESPSSMVHLAESIAGDSVIAHGSAYAHALETLSRTTISKRAMIIRSIALELERIAMHIGDLGAIANDVAYLIGSAFYGARRTLVINTTQAICGNRLGRGLVRTGGVTSDIDGFLASQIRSTLATIYEDITFMSEKMFAAPSVLSRLEQTGIVLPKQAKKIGLTGMAARASGIAIDTRTDHPSGAYRNHPVNKMVLTGGDVFARTYIRYLEVLKSIELINELLDSMQDESVFKVPGQQLEPESMVISMTEGWRGEVTHIALTDTKGDIIRYKIKDPSFNNWIGLALSVRNNGISDFPLCNKSFNLSYCGNDL from the coding sequence ATGAATAATTGGTTTCAAACAAATAATTGTACGGGAATATCACTCAAAAGCATCCCGTTATTGACACTCACCGAGTTACGAAAAGAAATCGTTGATCAATGCACTGACAACAACAAACGATTAGTATCTTTTTTTGGGACAAAAAGAGAGAAGGGTATTATCCTCTACGTCATCCTTGCCCACGACGAAACCTCTACCCTGTACATAACCTCAGCTGATTACGATAAAAGCAAACAATGCACTTCGATTACAAAATCCGTTCCGTCCTTTCATATTTTTGAGCGTGAGTTATTTGAAGAATTCGGAATAACACCGGAAGAACATCCCTGGCTCAAGCCTGTCAGATATGCCGGCAATCGCTGCGACAAGGACCTGACAATAGAAAACTTTCCTTTTTTCACGATGACAGGCGACGAAGTTCACGAAGTTGCAGTTGGCCCGGTCCATGCCGGTATTATTGAACCAGGGCATTTCCGGTTCATGTGCCACGGAGAAAAAATATATCATCTGGAAATCCAGCTTGGCTATCAACATCGAGGAATAGAAGCCCTCATAATAAAAGAAAGTCCCTCTTCCATGGTACATTTGGCAGAATCAATTGCCGGAGACTCAGTCATCGCGCACGGATCAGCCTATGCCCATGCTCTCGAAACACTAAGCCGGACAACGATATCAAAACGAGCAATGATTATCAGGTCTATCGCACTTGAACTCGAAAGGATCGCAATGCATATCGGAGACCTGGGTGCGATTGCTAATGACGTCGCCTATTTGATAGGCAGCGCTTTTTATGGTGCCAGGAGAACGTTGGTCATTAATACTACGCAAGCTATCTGCGGAAACAGGCTTGGACGAGGACTTGTCCGGACCGGAGGTGTTACGAGTGATATTGACGGCTTTTTAGCCAGCCAAATCAGAAGCACCTTGGCAACAATCTACGAAGACATCACCTTCATGAGCGAAAAAATGTTCGCAGCGCCCTCAGTACTCTCAAGATTGGAACAAACAGGAATCGTCCTTCCGAAACAAGCAAAAAAAATCGGGCTGACAGGAATGGCGGCGAGAGCCAGTGGTATCGCTATAGATACAAGAACAGATCATCCGTCCGGTGCCTACAGAAACCATCCGGTTAACAAAATGGTCCTAACCGGCGGAGATGTTTTTGCCAGGACCTATATACGGTATCTAGAAGTTCTTAAATCAATTGAACTTATAAACGAACTTCTTGATTCCATGCAAGATGAAAGTGTATTCAAAGTACCTGGTCAGCAGCTCGAACCTGAGAGTATGGTGATATCCATGACCGAAGGCTGGCGGGGTGAAGTTACTCATATTGCCTTAACAGATACAAAGGGTGACATCATCAGATACAAAATAAAAGATCCTTCATTTAATAATTGGATCGGACTGGCATTATCAGTAAGAAATAATGGGATATCAGATTTCCCGTTATGCAATAAAAGCTTTAACCTGTCATATTGTGGCAATGATTTGTAA
- a CDS encoding hydrogenase — protein MIELLLLLPVALSILMYAFKHKKFNSAVSVCYSIIYLLITFSFITKPAQFTVYFAVDALNLLFLTLLAILYLGVSLYSLSYIDASKLSPKDHTIYFIFLLLFVTSMTGALLSTHLGLLWVFIEATTLTSSYLIYFNKNKSALEAAWKYIFICSIGIAISYVGIILISFAAGNTNSLFFSDLYANASQFIPFWLKLAFVFTLMGFGTKMGLAPVHAWLPDAHSEAPSPVSALLSGALLNTSFLAILRVFKIMELANMAKTAQILLLIMGMLSILISAVFIMKAKNYKRMLAYSSIENMGIIVLGIGSGGIGYFAALLQLIAHSFAKAAFFLTSGNILKRYNSKKIENISAIMKKDTMTGWLWIICFGAIIGLPPLPAFFSEFLILRSMIEHGYLAIVIVVLLLFIFIIYGMGTSILKMLYAKGNEEISDAKLGILYYLPQIAFIVILVILGTYMPEFVYEMIKNAASAI, from the coding sequence ATGATCGAATTATTGTTATTACTGCCAGTCGCACTAAGCATACTAATGTACGCTTTTAAGCATAAAAAATTCAATTCGGCAGTTTCAGTTTGCTACTCAATAATCTACCTGTTAATTACTTTCTCCTTCATTACAAAGCCGGCGCAATTCACCGTCTACTTTGCAGTTGATGCCCTCAATCTTCTGTTCCTGACTCTTTTGGCTATCCTCTATCTGGGGGTTTCTCTCTATTCGTTGAGTTACATCGACGCCTCAAAATTATCCCCCAAAGACCACACAATCTACTTCATATTCTTGCTGTTGTTTGTTACTTCGATGACCGGAGCACTACTCAGTACACATCTTGGCTTGCTATGGGTATTTATAGAAGCCACAACGCTAACAAGTTCATATTTAATATATTTCAACAAAAACAAATCTGCACTTGAAGCCGCCTGGAAATACATTTTCATATGCTCTATAGGTATCGCGATAAGTTATGTCGGGATCATTCTTATTTCGTTTGCAGCAGGCAACACGAACTCGCTGTTCTTCAGTGATCTCTACGCTAATGCATCACAATTCATTCCTTTTTGGTTGAAACTGGCTTTTGTTTTTACACTTATGGGCTTTGGAACAAAAATGGGACTGGCTCCAGTCCATGCATGGCTGCCTGACGCCCATTCAGAAGCACCCTCACCAGTATCAGCATTATTATCCGGAGCTCTGCTTAACACATCGTTCCTGGCAATTCTAAGGGTATTTAAAATAATGGAACTGGCGAACATGGCTAAAACTGCCCAAATCCTTCTTCTCATCATGGGAATGTTATCAATACTCATCAGTGCAGTATTTATTATGAAAGCTAAAAATTATAAGAGGATGCTCGCCTATTCTTCCATAGAAAACATGGGCATCATTGTGCTGGGGATCGGAAGCGGAGGGATTGGCTATTTCGCTGCACTATTACAACTCATTGCTCACTCATTTGCCAAAGCGGCGTTCTTCTTAACTTCAGGGAATATCCTGAAACGGTATAATTCTAAAAAAATCGAAAATATCAGTGCTATCATGAAAAAAGACACGATGACCGGATGGCTTTGGATCATCTGCTTCGGCGCAATTATCGGACTACCGCCTCTCCCGGCTTTCTTCAGTGAGTTCCTTATTCTAAGGTCCATGATTGAACACGGATATCTTGCAATTGTTATCGTTGTCCTGCTGCTTTTTATTTTCATTATTTATGGCATGGGAACTTCAATATTGAAAATGTTATACGCCAAAGGAAATGAGGAAATCTCGGACGCAAAGCTTGGGATACTGTATTATCTGCCCCAAATAGCATTCATCGTTATCCTTGTTATTCTGGGCACGTACATGCCGGAATTTGTTTATGAGATGATCAAAAATGCTGCTTCAGCTATCTGA
- a CDS encoding hydrogenase: MDNAGELSSTRKERSMLLAILNILFLLIVPFLFIGIINRTKAFWAGRRGAPVIQPIYDFIKLINKGEVISTTSSYIFKVYPVITYASIIFAGLLIPIISHKSVLDFKLNFILFAYILAFGKFFALIGAMDTGSSFEGIGASREVTFSTIAEPAFFIVIASFVALTGNYSFNDIFLFLQKSNTFVYLITVLSAVTFFIILLVEGSRVPVDDPNTHLELTMIHEVMVLDNSGPDLAFICHGAAIKMTIFAILIANLLLPERIGIIYSSLLLLVIISAISIVIGTIESLVARLRMTHVPQFIFISISVSLIMLSATLLFIYGGAK, from the coding sequence ATGGATAATGCTGGCGAATTAAGCTCAACTAGAAAGGAACGATCAATGCTTTTAGCAATACTCAACATACTATTTCTACTCATAGTTCCGTTTCTATTTATTGGTATTATTAACAGAACAAAAGCTTTTTGGGCTGGAAGGCGCGGGGCGCCTGTCATACAACCAATCTATGACTTTATAAAACTAATCAACAAAGGTGAGGTCATAAGTACAACGTCCTCCTATATATTCAAGGTTTATCCGGTAATCACCTACGCATCCATTATATTCGCCGGACTTCTCATCCCAATTATAAGCCATAAATCAGTTCTGGATTTTAAATTAAACTTTATTTTGTTCGCATATATATTGGCCTTTGGAAAGTTTTTTGCGTTAATCGGAGCTATGGATACAGGCAGCAGCTTCGAAGGAATAGGCGCAAGTCGCGAAGTTACATTCTCAACTATTGCAGAGCCGGCCTTTTTTATTGTTATCGCTTCTTTTGTTGCTCTGACAGGAAACTACTCATTCAATGATATCTTCCTGTTCCTGCAAAAATCAAACACTTTCGTCTATCTGATAACCGTATTAAGTGCCGTCACTTTCTTCATTATTCTGCTTGTGGAAGGATCGAGAGTACCGGTCGATGATCCCAATACGCACTTAGAGCTTACGATGATCCACGAAGTTATGGTCCTCGATAATTCAGGGCCGGACCTGGCCTTTATTTGTCATGGTGCAGCTATAAAAATGACAATTTTTGCCATTCTTATAGCAAATCTTCTTTTGCCGGAAAGGATAGGTATTATTTATTCTTCGCTGCTATTGCTCGTGATCATATCCGCAATTTCGATCGTTATCGGAACTATAGAATCATTAGTGGCTAGATTACGCATGACCCACGTACCGCAGTTCATCTTCATTTCAATCTCAGTATCATTAATTATGCTCTCAGCTACCTTACTTTTTATCTATGGAGGAGCAAAATGA
- a CDS encoding NADH:ubiquinone oxidoreductase has product MIDSLLIRLHQGNQAIPDLKTAKIHEKYRGFPVINDESCNECTKCMDICPTKAITDSPYSIDLGKCNFCGDCARECQSKKISFTNFFKTATTSRNYLTIKESSTVKDYYKNAVSVNEKIKKLFGRSLKLRQVSAAGCNGCEMELNACSNVNFDMGRFGIEFVASPRHADGIVITGPISENMVKALEDTFMSTPDPKIVILVGSCAISGGIFADSPAVNRKFLEQHPVDLYVPGCPPHPLTFINGIVDFLGR; this is encoded by the coding sequence ATGATAGATTCGTTGCTGATCAGATTACATCAAGGAAACCAGGCTATCCCGGACCTTAAAACCGCAAAAATCCATGAAAAATATAGAGGATTCCCTGTCATTAATGACGAATCTTGTAACGAATGTACGAAATGCATGGATATCTGTCCGACAAAAGCAATCACGGACTCACCGTACTCAATTGACCTCGGGAAATGTAATTTTTGCGGTGACTGCGCCAGAGAATGCCAATCAAAAAAAATATCGTTCACCAACTTTTTTAAAACTGCAACAACATCAAGAAACTATCTCACAATCAAAGAATCCAGTACTGTAAAAGATTATTACAAAAATGCCGTCTCTGTAAACGAAAAAATAAAAAAGCTGTTTGGACGATCATTAAAGCTTCGACAGGTTTCCGCTGCCGGATGTAACGGCTGTGAGATGGAGTTGAATGCCTGCAGCAATGTCAATTTCGATATGGGCAGGTTCGGAATAGAGTTCGTGGCCTCGCCTCGCCATGCAGACGGCATCGTCATAACCGGCCCGATCAGCGAGAACATGGTAAAAGCACTGGAAGATACTTTTATGTCCACTCCTGATCCCAAAATAGTCATCCTCGTTGGCTCCTGTGCCATCAGCGGAGGAATATTTGCAGACTCTCCGGCTGTTAACAGAAAGTTCCTGGAGCAACATCCAGTCGATCTCTATGTCCCAGGCTGCCCGCCACACCCGCTCACCTTCATCAATGGCATAGTGGATTTCTTAGGACGTTGA